From the Acidobacteriota bacterium genome, one window contains:
- a CDS encoding STAS domain-containing protein, translating into MSKKPSEFSHHIRREGNVVIVALRGHLDGFAAMELKPAIDELLSGGAMFVVFACRELSYTGLIGYRVVLTTAKKLQRRKGRFAMCGLAPGLKEIFQLAGRMNPDIPIFDSLDEALAAIRNDCK; encoded by the coding sequence ATGTCGAAGAAACCTTCTGAATTCAGTCATCACATCCGGCGTGAGGGCAATGTCGTCATTGTCGCGCTGCGGGGACATCTGGATGGCTTTGCCGCGATGGAACTAAAGCCGGCAATTGACGAACTGCTCAGCGGAGGCGCCATGTTTGTCGTCTTTGCCTGCCGTGAGCTTAGCTACACTGGCCTGATCGGCTACCGGGTCGTGCTCACCACAGCCAAGAAGCTGCAACGGCGAAAAGGGCGTTTCGCAATGTGCGGCCTGGCACCCGGCCTGAAGGAAATCTTCCAGTTGGCCGGAAGGATGAATCCGGACATTCCGATCTTCGACTCCTTGGACGAAGCTCTGGCCGCCATCAGGAATGACTGCAAGTAG
- a CDS encoding AraC family transcriptional regulator has protein sequence MYPKINATAGPERFLPDPSRLSRHRANNDNECGKELEYAAARVLFSLRYDGGFRDPLIEQIALNIRAEMLAPTPAGKMLVENLTSALGVHVLRHHSNLESARISPPGVRGALDPQRLRRVKDFIECNLGRNLTIETMAKEACLSPFHFARAFKAATGLAPHRYITELRIERAKSWIAKGRPLAAIAYDLGFSSQAHFTKRFKQLVGATPGAYRERRP, from the coding sequence TTGTATCCGAAGATAAATGCCACCGCAGGGCCGGAGCGGTTTCTACCCGATCCGTCCAGACTGTCACGACACAGAGCAAACAATGACAACGAGTGCGGCAAGGAACTGGAATACGCAGCCGCGCGGGTCCTTTTCAGCCTGCGTTACGATGGCGGCTTTCGAGATCCCCTGATCGAACAGATTGCGCTTAACATCCGCGCCGAGATGCTCGCCCCCACGCCGGCTGGGAAAATGCTGGTCGAAAACCTGACGTCCGCTCTTGGCGTTCACGTCCTCCGACATCATTCCAACCTGGAGTCGGCAAGGATTTCGCCGCCGGGAGTCCGCGGCGCACTCGACCCCCAACGCCTCCGGCGCGTCAAGGATTTCATCGAATGCAATCTCGGTCGAAACCTGACTATCGAGACGATGGCGAAGGAGGCCTGCCTGAGTCCTTTCCATTTCGCTCGCGCCTTCAAGGCCGCAACAGGGTTGGCGCCGCACAGATACATCACGGAGCTCCGGATCGAAAGGGCAAAGTCCTGGATTGCCAAAGGGCGCCCGCTTGCCGCAATTGCCTACGATTTGGGGTTTTCATCACAGGCGCACTTCACAAAACGGTTCAAGCAACTTGTCGGCGCCACGCCGGGAGCGTATCGAGAACGCCGCCCGTAA
- the queG gene encoding tRNA epoxyqueuosine(34) reductase QueG — MEPDLRAQLTRRIKRRARRLGFHGVGVSPADPGPGEKLRVWLELGYQGSMAYLERQAEKRLDPGRVLPGVRSMFCVALAYPHSQPLPYDDPERGVISRYASGDDYHSVMGSLMARLLESIREEVPGVGARFYVDSGPVMDKYWAARAGIGWLGKHTNLLDRKLGSWFFLGEILLDVELDPDEPAVDHCGSCTHCIDACPTDAIVEPYLLDSRRCISYLTIELKEDIPQELRQPMGNLVFGCDICQDVCPWNHPVPDSSVPELAPRPVNRSPELWELAQLSPDEFRERFSGSPVKRAKWRGFVRNVAVAMGNSGNPGLAPELTNLLNSEDPMVRRHAGWALTRLGTGEALDAVRRRCSKEPDSETRAALRELLGGEPEDPPGVS, encoded by the coding sequence ATGGAACCGGATCTTCGCGCTCAGCTCACCCGCAGGATAAAGAGGAGGGCCCGCCGGCTGGGTTTTCATGGCGTAGGGGTCTCACCGGCGGACCCCGGACCCGGCGAGAAGCTCCGGGTCTGGCTGGAGCTCGGGTACCAGGGTTCCATGGCCTATCTGGAGCGCCAGGCCGAAAAAAGGCTCGATCCGGGAAGGGTCTTGCCGGGCGTCCGCTCCATGTTCTGCGTAGCCCTGGCCTATCCGCATTCCCAGCCGTTGCCCTACGACGATCCCGAGCGGGGAGTCATCTCCAGGTACGCCTCGGGGGACGACTACCACTCGGTCATGGGATCCCTCATGGCCCGGCTCCTGGAGTCGATCCGGGAGGAAGTGCCGGGAGTCGGAGCGAGATTCTACGTCGACAGCGGTCCGGTGATGGACAAGTACTGGGCGGCCCGGGCGGGTATCGGGTGGCTGGGAAAGCACACGAACCTTCTGGACCGGAAGCTGGGCTCGTGGTTTTTCCTGGGCGAGATCCTGCTGGATGTGGAGTTGGACCCTGACGAACCGGCCGTGGACCATTGCGGTTCCTGCACCCACTGCATCGACGCCTGTCCCACGGACGCCATCGTCGAACCCTACCTGCTGGACAGCCGCCGCTGCATTTCCTATCTGACCATCGAGTTGAAGGAGGATATTCCCCAGGAGCTGCGTCAGCCCATGGGCAACCTGGTCTTCGGCTGCGACATCTGCCAGGACGTCTGTCCCTGGAACCATCCGGTTCCCGATTCCTCCGTCCCCGAACTGGCCCCCCGTCCCGTCAACCGGTCGCCCGAACTCTGGGAGCTGGCCCAGTTGTCGCCGGACGAATTTCGAGAACGGTTCAGCGGCAGTCCCGTCAAGCGCGCCAAGTGGCGCGGTTTCGTCCGCAACGTGGCCGTGGCCATGGGCAACTCCGGCAACCCCGGTCTGGCGCCGGAGTTGACGAATCTGCTGAACTCGGAGGATCCCATGGTCAGGCGCCACGCGGGTTGGGCTCTGACGCGGTTGGGCACGGGCGAGGCGCTGGACGCTGTCCGCAGGCGTTGCTCCAAGGAGCCGGATTCTGAGACGAGAGCGGCGCTGCGAGAACTGCTCGGCGGCGAGCCGGAGGATCCGCCGGGGGTCAGTTGA
- a CDS encoding 3'-5' exonuclease has product MSRFVAIDFETANDSRDSACSVGLVVGRDGEIEVSRTFLIRPPAPEFSFTWVHGLGWEDVRHAPTFGELWPTLRPWLESAEFVAAHNAPFDRSVLQACCAVYGVKAPRKPFVCTVQLARQQWGIYPTTLPDVCRRLSIPLSHHESGSDAQACARIVLAAQASGWSRRRPRRRRKRFLRSRRKG; this is encoded by the coding sequence ATGAGCAGATTCGTCGCCATCGATTTCGAGACCGCCAATGACAGCCGGGACAGTGCGTGTTCGGTGGGTCTCGTCGTGGGCCGCGACGGCGAGATCGAGGTGTCGCGGACGTTTCTGATTCGACCGCCGGCGCCGGAGTTCAGTTTCACCTGGGTTCACGGACTCGGATGGGAGGACGTTCGCCATGCGCCCACCTTCGGCGAACTCTGGCCGACTCTCCGTCCTTGGCTCGAGAGCGCGGAGTTCGTCGCGGCTCACAACGCGCCGTTCGACAGAAGCGTCCTCCAAGCCTGTTGCGCCGTCTATGGCGTCAAGGCTCCCCGGAAGCCGTTTGTCTGCACGGTGCAGTTGGCGCGACAGCAATGGGGAATCTACCCGACGACGCTGCCGGACGTCTGCCGGAGGCTCAGCATCCCGCTGAGTCATCACGAATCAGGATCGGACGCACAAGCGTGTGCACGCATCGTCCTGGCCGCCCAGGCATCGGGATGGAGTCGGCGGCGACCCCGTCGCCGGCGAAAACGATTCCTCAGGTCGCGTCGAAAAGGATGA
- a CDS encoding ATP-binding protein, producing MLIERPAPLRRIEEAFVVHPVVALTGPRQCGKTTLARVIVQDSTFSTYFDLEAEVDRRRLETPEYSLGSLTGLVVIDEVQRRPELFETLRVLVDRPNHAARFLVLGSASPVLVKGVSESLAGRVGLVGLSGFDIGEVAAASWRRLWLRGGFPRSYLAPDLSASALWRTNFVSTFLERDIPQLGITIPAETLRRFWTMIAHYHGQVWNSAELARALGANQRTARRYLDILAGAFMVRVLPPWVPNLRKRQVKSPKVYLRDTGLLHTLLGLTSEQDVAGHPKVGASFEGFAIEQLLAVLATGNVYFWATHAGAELDLLFTRSGKNFGVEVKLADAPRTTKSMRVAIADLQLQHLWIVYPGNETYSLDDRITVLPVSRVPEFATGLPGVSGGFG from the coding sequence ATGCTGATCGAGCGGCCGGCCCCTTTGCGACGAATCGAAGAGGCGTTCGTCGTCCATCCGGTCGTAGCCCTGACCGGACCGCGGCAATGTGGGAAGACGACTCTCGCGCGGGTGATCGTACAGGATTCAACTTTTAGCACGTATTTCGATTTGGAAGCAGAGGTGGACCGGCGGCGTCTTGAAACGCCGGAATATTCTCTCGGCAGCCTCACCGGGCTCGTCGTCATCGACGAAGTGCAACGTCGGCCGGAGTTGTTCGAGACTCTGCGGGTGCTGGTTGACCGGCCGAATCACGCCGCGCGCTTTCTGGTGCTGGGAAGCGCCTCTCCCGTGCTGGTGAAAGGGGTGTCAGAATCGCTGGCGGGTCGCGTCGGGTTGGTCGGTCTTTCCGGATTCGATATCGGCGAGGTGGCTGCCGCATCCTGGCGCCGGCTCTGGCTGCGGGGCGGCTTTCCCCGCTCCTATTTGGCGCCTGATCTGTCGGCGTCCGCACTTTGGCGCACGAATTTCGTCAGCACTTTCCTTGAACGTGACATTCCGCAGTTGGGGATCACGATCCCAGCCGAAACCCTTCGCCGTTTCTGGACCATGATCGCCCACTACCATGGCCAGGTCTGGAACTCGGCCGAGTTGGCGCGTGCACTCGGCGCCAATCAGCGCACCGCACGCCGATACCTGGACATCCTTGCCGGAGCGTTCATGGTGCGGGTGTTGCCGCCGTGGGTTCCCAATCTCCGGAAGCGGCAGGTCAAGTCGCCCAAGGTCTACCTGCGCGATACCGGCCTGCTGCACACCCTGCTCGGCTTGACCAGCGAACAGGACGTGGCCGGACATCCCAAAGTCGGAGCGTCGTTCGAAGGATTCGCCATCGAGCAGTTGCTGGCTGTTCTGGCAACCGGCAACGTTTATTTCTGGGCCACGCACGCGGGCGCCGAACTCGATCTGCTGTTTACCCGCTCCGGCAAAAACTTCGGTGTGGAGGTCAAGCTGGCGGATGCTCCCCGCACTACCAAGTCGATGCGAGTGGCGATCGCGGACTTGCAATTGCAACATCTTTGGATCGTATACCCTGGCAACGAAACCTATTCCCTGGATGATCGGATCACGGTCCTCCCGGTCTCGCGAGTGCCCGAGTTTGCAACCGGTTTGCCTGGGGTGAGTGGCGGTTTTGGATGA
- a CDS encoding toxin-antitoxin system HicB family antitoxin: MKKNVSVYPLRLPASLKAAVAEISREEGTSINQFVAMAVAEKISAMKTAEFFTARGAEADIEAARRLLRRDGGQSPAPDDHLE; the protein is encoded by the coding sequence ATGAAGAAGAACGTCAGCGTCTATCCGTTGCGTTTGCCTGCGTCCCTGAAGGCGGCCGTCGCCGAGATCAGCAGAGAAGAGGGCACGAGCATCAATCAATTCGTGGCCATGGCCGTCGCCGAAAAGATCTCCGCCATGAAAACCGCTGAATTCTTCACCGCCCGAGGCGCCGAAGCCGATATTGAGGCGGCACGCCGCCTCCTTCGTCGTGACGGGGGCCAATCGCCGGCGCCCGATGACCACCTGGAATGA
- a CDS encoding aminotransferase class III-fold pyridoxal phosphate-dependent enzyme → MDDSGVKEITEYSGVDWTETTGARLYRKAKKLIPGGVQLLSKRPERFLPRQWPAYFSKARGCEIWDLDGRHFYDTTIHCVGACLLGYADPDVNAAVRGAIDRGNMSTLNSPAEVELAELLCELHPWAGMVRYARAGGETMSVAVRIARAATGRETVAFCGYHGWSDWYLAANLGDHDALDGLLMPGLNPTGVPRSLAGTALPFHYNRIDELEAIIDRTGGNLAAIITEPLRDVPPKDGFLHRIRELADRIGAVMIIDEISAGWRFCLGGAHLTLDVEPDLAAYSKSTSNGYPMGAVIGRREVMEAAQSSFISSTYWTDAVGPAAAVAAIRKMERVRLSEHTMRIGAKVHDGWRKLARRHGIDMKPHGQYPMSHMAFGHGEKSLALQALMTQEMLDRGYLSTGAFTVSLAHTDEVIDGYLAALDEVLAVLKKALRKDNLESRLKGPLPEQGFGRLT, encoded by the coding sequence ATGGATGACTCCGGCGTTAAAGAGATCACGGAATACTCCGGCGTGGATTGGACCGAAACCACCGGCGCACGGCTGTATCGAAAAGCCAAGAAGCTCATCCCGGGAGGAGTTCAACTGCTTTCCAAGCGGCCCGAACGGTTCCTGCCCCGGCAGTGGCCCGCCTATTTCAGCAAGGCTCGCGGATGCGAGATCTGGGACCTGGACGGACGGCATTTCTACGACACCACCATCCACTGCGTGGGAGCCTGCCTGCTGGGATACGCGGACCCCGATGTGAACGCGGCCGTTCGAGGCGCCATCGACCGCGGAAACATGTCCACTCTCAACTCGCCCGCCGAGGTGGAGCTGGCGGAGCTGCTCTGCGAGCTCCACCCCTGGGCCGGCATGGTGCGCTACGCCCGCGCCGGAGGTGAAACCATGTCCGTCGCCGTCCGCATTGCGCGGGCCGCCACGGGGCGGGAGACGGTTGCCTTCTGCGGCTACCACGGCTGGAGCGACTGGTACCTGGCGGCCAACCTGGGGGACCACGACGCCCTGGACGGACTGCTCATGCCGGGCCTGAACCCGACGGGAGTTCCCCGCTCGCTGGCCGGCACCGCCCTGCCTTTCCACTACAACCGGATCGACGAATTGGAGGCCATCATCGACCGGACGGGAGGCAATCTGGCCGCCATCATTACGGAACCGCTGCGGGACGTTCCTCCGAAAGACGGGTTCCTCCACCGCATCCGCGAGCTGGCCGACCGGATCGGCGCGGTCATGATCATCGATGAGATCAGCGCCGGCTGGCGGTTCTGCCTGGGCGGCGCCCACCTGACGCTGGACGTTGAGCCGGACCTGGCCGCGTATTCCAAGTCCACCTCAAACGGCTATCCCATGGGCGCCGTGATCGGCCGCCGGGAGGTGATGGAGGCGGCCCAGAGTTCCTTTATCAGCAGCACCTACTGGACCGACGCCGTGGGACCCGCCGCCGCCGTCGCCGCCATCCGCAAGATGGAGCGGGTCCGCCTCTCGGAGCACACCATGAGGATCGGCGCCAAGGTCCACGACGGCTGGCGGAAACTGGCCCGCCGGCACGGAATCGACATGAAGCCGCACGGCCAATACCCCATGTCTCATATGGCCTTCGGGCACGGCGAGAAGAGTCTGGCGCTGCAGGCGCTGATGACCCAGGAAATGCTGGACCGCGGATACCTGTCCACGGGAGCGTTCACCGTCTCCCTGGCCCACACCGACGAGGTCATCGACGGCTACCTGGCGGCCCTGGACGAGGTCCTGGCTGTCCTGAAAAAAGCCCTCCGGAAGGACAACCTGGAGTCCAGGCTGAAGGGCCCCTTGCCGGAACAGGGATTCGGCCGGCTGACTTGA
- a CDS encoding ABC transporter ATP-binding protein, which yields MRDLRRLFPFIRPYSPLLVLALVLLSVTSAVEMGIVLLLGPLFNQWAGVPLGPEGGFVDKFAFLRDLLDIGEDNFTRIAVALVCFSLLKGVFLYFAEYSMSYTGQRVVADLRKRLYGHLLNQSLSFFALNPTGRLMSRLVVDTERLQLMVSRMLTDLMRQVSLFICFLVLMIYIDWLLSLFACVVGPLVVALALALGRRVRRAGQESQENLEEMSHLLQETIAGHRTVKAFCMEEYEAGRFRELNRRQVRVNVQAARIGALGSPLTELIGYVSFVPFLLYAHSQIQQGFSLGAFVVFIVALFRLYEPLRKLSRMHLHFQHGFAASTRIFQLLDTRQEVPRVPEAPPLPPLSREIRFEDVAFSYQEEAAAALQDVDLSIRRGEVVALVGPSGAGKTTLASLIPRFFDVSRGRVAVDGTDIRKVDLDSLRDQVAVVTQEVFLFNDTVRDNIGYGRENCSREEIEEAARAAFIHDVITALPSGYETGIGEWGEKLSGGQRQRLAIARAILKKAPILILDEATSALDSESERLVQEALDHLMANCTTLVIAHRLSTIRRADRIVVMDAGRIVEQGDHRTLLKTSGLYRRLHQLQFSAPGAGNGG from the coding sequence GTGCGGGATCTTCGCCGGCTCTTCCCCTTCATTCGGCCCTATTCTCCGCTACTGGTTCTGGCCCTGGTGCTGCTGTCCGTCACCAGCGCCGTGGAGATGGGAATCGTCCTCCTGCTGGGTCCCCTGTTCAACCAGTGGGCGGGTGTCCCCCTGGGTCCGGAGGGCGGTTTCGTGGACAAATTCGCGTTCCTCCGCGACCTGCTGGACATCGGCGAGGACAACTTCACTCGGATCGCCGTGGCCCTGGTCTGCTTCTCGCTCCTCAAGGGGGTGTTCCTTTATTTCGCGGAATATTCCATGAGCTACACGGGCCAGCGCGTGGTGGCCGATCTGCGCAAGCGGCTCTACGGCCATCTGCTGAACCAGTCCCTCTCCTTCTTCGCCCTCAACCCCACGGGTCGCCTCATGTCGCGCCTCGTCGTCGATACCGAGCGGTTGCAGCTCATGGTGAGCCGCATGCTGACCGACCTGATGCGGCAGGTCTCGCTGTTCATCTGTTTCCTGGTCCTGATGATCTACATCGACTGGTTGCTGTCCCTCTTCGCCTGCGTCGTGGGTCCGCTGGTGGTGGCGCTGGCGCTGGCGCTGGGGCGCCGGGTCCGCCGGGCCGGGCAGGAGAGTCAGGAGAACCTGGAGGAGATGAGCCATCTGCTGCAGGAGACCATCGCCGGCCACCGCACGGTGAAGGCATTCTGCATGGAGGAGTACGAAGCCGGCCGCTTCCGCGAGCTGAATCGGCGGCAGGTGCGGGTCAACGTCCAGGCCGCCCGGATCGGCGCCCTGGGGTCCCCTCTGACCGAGCTCATCGGTTACGTCTCGTTCGTGCCCTTTCTCCTGTACGCCCACAGTCAGATCCAACAGGGATTCAGCCTGGGAGCCTTCGTCGTCTTCATCGTCGCCCTGTTCCGGCTCTATGAACCGCTGCGCAAGCTCTCCCGCATGCACCTGCACTTCCAGCACGGGTTCGCCGCCTCCACCCGCATCTTTCAACTGCTGGACACCCGGCAGGAGGTCCCCCGCGTTCCCGAGGCGCCTCCGCTGCCTCCCCTGAGCCGGGAGATCCGGTTCGAGGACGTGGCGTTCAGCTACCAGGAAGAAGCCGCGGCGGCGCTCCAGGACGTGGACCTGTCCATTCGCCGGGGAGAAGTCGTAGCCCTGGTGGGGCCGAGCGGCGCCGGCAAGACGACCCTGGCGAGCCTGATTCCCAGGTTCTTCGACGTGAGCCGGGGACGGGTCGCCGTCGACGGAACCGACATTCGCAAAGTAGATCTGGACAGCCTGCGGGATCAGGTCGCCGTCGTGACCCAGGAGGTCTTCCTCTTCAACGACACGGTCCGGGACAACATCGGGTACGGCCGGGAAAACTGCTCGCGGGAGGAGATCGAAGAGGCGGCCCGGGCGGCCTTCATCCATGACGTCATCACCGCGCTTCCGTCCGGCTACGAGACCGGCATCGGCGAGTGGGGCGAAAAGCTCTCCGGGGGGCAGAGGCAGCGCCTGGCCATCGCCCGGGCGATTCTGAAGAAGGCTCCGATCCTGATTCTGGACGAGGCCACTTCGGCGCTGGACAGCGAATCGGAGCGGCTGGTCCAAGAGGCCCTGGACCATCTCATGGCCAACTGCACGACCCTGGTCATCGCCCACCGGCTGTCCACCATCCGGCGGGCCGACCGGATCGTGGTCATGGATGCGGGACGAATCGTGGAACAGGGCGACCACCGGACACTGCTGAAGACGTCCGGTCTCTACCGCCGCCTCCACCAGCTCCAGTTCTCGGCGCCGGGGGCAGGCAACGGAGGCTAG
- a CDS encoding enoyl-ACP reductase, producing the protein MSLESHNLLRDKRGLIFGPLNEQSLAWKISLACHREGARLALSNTRMAFRFGPIRELSRTCGDAPLIACDASSSPDLEKAFQELKSTLGRVDFIVHSIGMSPNVRKKRSYGDLNYDWFHKTLDVSALSLHRIVSEALKSDSLNDGGSIVALTYIGAQRIFSRYSDMGDAKALLESVARSFGYRLGQRGIRINTVSQSPTRTTAGSGIKGFDRLYEAAEKMSPLGNAQAEDCADFVVALVSDLTRKVTMQNLYHDGGFSSVGMSDALLDALYGPDEG; encoded by the coding sequence ATGTCACTAGAGAGTCACAACCTGCTGCGGGACAAACGGGGACTCATCTTCGGTCCCCTGAACGAACAGAGCCTGGCTTGGAAAATCAGCCTGGCCTGCCACCGGGAGGGCGCCCGGTTGGCCCTCTCCAACACCAGGATGGCGTTCCGCTTCGGCCCCATCCGGGAACTGTCCCGGACCTGCGGCGACGCCCCTCTCATCGCCTGCGACGCCTCGTCCTCGCCGGATCTGGAGAAGGCTTTCCAGGAGTTGAAGTCCACGCTGGGAAGGGTCGACTTCATCGTCCATTCCATCGGCATGTCTCCCAACGTCCGCAAGAAACGTTCCTACGGCGACCTCAACTACGACTGGTTCCACAAGACGCTGGACGTCTCGGCCCTCTCCCTGCACCGGATCGTGTCCGAAGCGCTCAAGTCCGACAGTCTCAACGACGGCGGCAGCATCGTGGCCCTGACCTACATCGGCGCGCAACGGATCTTCTCCCGTTATTCGGACATGGGAGACGCCAAGGCCCTGCTGGAGAGCGTGGCCCGGAGCTTCGGGTATCGGCTGGGCCAGCGGGGCATCCGGATCAACACCGTGTCCCAAAGCCCGACCCGCACCACCGCCGGGAGCGGGATCAAGGGATTCGACCGCCTATACGAGGCCGCGGAAAAGATGTCGCCCCTGGGCAATGCCCAAGCCGAGGACTGCGCCGATTTCGTGGTGGCGCTGGTCTCGGACCTGACCCGCAAGGTCACGATGCAGAATCTCTACCACGACGGCGGATTCAGCTCCGTGGGCATGAGCGACGCCCTGTTGGATGCCCTGTACGGGCCCGACGAGGGCTGA
- the sfsA gene encoding DNA/RNA nuclease SfsA, whose amino-acid sequence MLGERTRTWIPIPGKLQEAVFVERPNRFLVRCRPLGEAEPVDAHLADPGRLRELLIPGVRIWLLPASGAKRKTRWTALLVENPDRCGLVSVDTRIPNRLVGRALARSAIEEFEEWELRRAEAAIGRSRIDFLLGREDGRQLALEVKSVTLVEDGVGLFPDAVTARGARHARELAHLAQQAGWSAAILFVIQREDVRRFRAARELDPDFAAALDEARARGVQIVARRCRIDLDRVTLGGTVPVN is encoded by the coding sequence ATGCTGGGAGAACGAACGAGAACCTGGATCCCCATTCCGGGGAAACTCCAGGAAGCGGTCTTCGTGGAGCGCCCCAACCGCTTTCTGGTGAGGTGCCGGCCGCTCGGCGAGGCGGAACCGGTGGACGCCCATCTGGCCGATCCGGGCCGCCTGCGGGAACTCCTCATCCCCGGGGTCCGGATCTGGCTGCTTCCGGCTTCGGGCGCGAAGAGAAAGACCCGTTGGACCGCCCTCCTGGTGGAGAACCCCGACCGGTGCGGTCTGGTCTCGGTCGACACCCGGATCCCCAACCGGCTCGTCGGCCGCGCTCTGGCCCGGTCGGCTATCGAGGAGTTCGAGGAGTGGGAGCTCCGGCGGGCGGAAGCGGCGATTGGACGCTCCAGGATCGATTTCCTCTTGGGCCGAGAGGATGGGCGGCAACTGGCCCTGGAGGTGAAGAGCGTTACGCTGGTGGAAGACGGAGTCGGCCTTTTTCCCGACGCAGTCACCGCCCGGGGAGCCCGCCACGCCAGGGAGTTGGCGCACCTGGCCCAACAGGCCGGCTGGAGCGCCGCCATCCTCTTCGTGATCCAGCGTGAGGACGTCCGCCGATTCCGGGCGGCCCGCGAGTTGGATCCGGATTTCGCCGCCGCCCTGGACGAGGCCCGGGCCCGGGGCGTGCAGATCGTGGCGAGGCGCTGCCGGATCGACCTGGACCGGGTCACGCTGGGAGGAACGGTCCCCGTCAACTAG
- a CDS encoding Gfo/Idh/MocA family oxidoreductase: MDLIRIALAGYGEWTREALIPSLERDGRARIVAAAARTPATRARIRAELGSHVALHSGFAGLFDEEVDALILALPSSLHEEGVLAAVESGLPFFHEPPVANHRDRVRPVLRRLLGARQVTHADMELRFIPVIHRAARRVAEGAIGEPRTAMIRMRGSWSPDPSAGISLMHSLSPWYVDALDQVLGASPKRVLVQDGHGFPGRMQSYSLTQLDYDGVWGSFDANISAVPGMTTSLEVTGTEGDLQADLFTAEIRLRTLTRPEPDIERVPALEPYAGWPGMCECVAAFLDAVSGQAPQRAGVRAVARSHLVGLAGERSIDTGTWAEVEGLADLE; the protein is encoded by the coding sequence TTGGACTTGATACGAATCGCCCTCGCCGGTTACGGCGAATGGACCCGCGAAGCCTTGATCCCTTCGCTGGAACGGGACGGCCGGGCGAGAATCGTGGCCGCGGCGGCGCGCACCCCGGCGACTCGCGCCCGCATCCGGGCGGAACTGGGCTCACACGTCGCGCTCCACTCCGGCTTCGCCGGCCTTTTCGACGAGGAAGTGGACGCCCTCATCCTGGCTCTTCCCTCGTCCTTGCACGAGGAAGGGGTGCTGGCCGCCGTTGAATCGGGCCTCCCCTTCTTCCACGAGCCTCCCGTGGCCAATCACCGGGATCGGGTCCGTCCCGTCCTGCGGCGTCTCCTGGGCGCCCGTCAGGTGACCCACGCCGACATGGAGCTACGGTTCATTCCGGTCATCCATCGCGCCGCCCGGCGTGTGGCGGAGGGCGCCATCGGCGAGCCCCGCACCGCCATGATCCGGATGCGCGGCTCGTGGAGCCCCGATCCGTCGGCGGGGATCAGTCTTATGCACTCCCTCTCGCCCTGGTACGTCGACGCATTGGATCAAGTGCTGGGAGCCTCCCCCAAGCGCGTGCTGGTGCAGGACGGCCACGGGTTTCCGGGACGGATGCAATCCTATTCCTTGACCCAGCTCGACTACGACGGGGTCTGGGGCAGCTTCGACGCCAACATCTCGGCGGTTCCTGGCATGACCACCAGCCTCGAGGTCACCGGCACCGAAGGTGACCTGCAAGCGGATCTCTTCACCGCCGAAATCCGGTTGCGGACCCTGACCCGGCCGGAACCGGATATCGAACGGGTCCCGGCACTGGAGCCCTACGCCGGCTGGCCCGGAATGTGCGAATGCGTCGCGGCCTTTCTGGATGCCGTCTCCGGTCAAGCCCCCCAGCGCGCCGGAGTCCGGGCCGTCGCCCGCAGCCATCTGGTGGGACTGGCGGGTGAGCGCTCCATCGACACCGGGACCTGGGCCGAGGTCGAAGGTTTGGCGGATCTGGAATGA
- a CDS encoding TerB family tellurite resistance protein produces MSLWRLLGLNKLEPRQEPAEEGHIVLEIAAKLDQLEASEARYIACFSYILNRVAHADLEISPEEVVQMETIVREQGGLPESQSVLVVQMAKTHNRLFGATDNYLVTREFNRIATRSQKLELMGCLLAVSASHEGISTAEDAEMRQITKELQLSHRDFIALRSRFRDHLNVLRRIEE; encoded by the coding sequence ATGAGCCTCTGGCGTCTTCTGGGCCTGAACAAGTTGGAACCGCGCCAGGAGCCCGCCGAAGAGGGACACATCGTCCTTGAGATCGCCGCCAAGCTGGATCAACTGGAAGCCTCGGAAGCCCGATACATCGCCTGCTTCTCCTACATACTGAACCGCGTGGCCCATGCCGATCTGGAGATCAGTCCGGAGGAAGTCGTCCAGATGGAGACGATCGTCCGGGAGCAGGGGGGCCTGCCGGAGTCGCAATCGGTTCTGGTGGTTCAGATGGCAAAGACCCACAATCGGCTCTTCGGCGCCACGGACAACTATCTCGTGACCCGCGAGTTCAATCGCATCGCCACCCGCAGTCAGAAGCTGGAACTGATGGGTTGCCTCTTGGCGGTGTCGGCCTCCCATGAAGGGATCTCAACGGCCGAGGACGCCGAAATGCGCCAGATCACCAAAGAACTGCAGCTCTCGCACCGGGATTTCATCGCCCTCAGGTCCCGCTTCCGGGACCACCTGAACGTCCTCAGGAGGATCGAGGAATAG